In Nitrospira sp., the genomic window CCTGTTCGCACCGGACCCCATTTCGAACCGCTCAGTCTCCCCGAAGAAGCTGCTGATCGCCGTCGATGATTCGAAGGCCACCATCCGTGTCCTCCAGTACGTCGGGGCATTGCTGCGCGAGACGCCGGAAGTCACCATTACCTTGTTTCATGTGTTGAACCCCATGCCGCGCGAATTGATGGAACATGGTGGCTCAGAAAATCCCGACATGGAACATCAACTCGGCGAACAACTTCGGAAAGATCAACAAGAATGGATGCAGGCGGAAGAGACGCTTGAATATCCTATCCTCGAGAGAGCTCGTGGGCGGCTCAGTGAAACAGGGTTCCCGACCGATCGGGTGGTCCTCAAATTGGGATACGCAGGCGACCTCGTCGACACGATCCTGGATGAAGTACGAGCCGGCGGCTACGGCACCCTCGTCATCACGAAACACGGCCAACCGGATGCCGCGCACCTTTTCAGTCATAACATCGCTGAACGTTTATCACGAGACCTCTCCGGCGTCGCACTCTGGATCATAGAGTAGGCCCGGAGCCTCACTCGCAGCAAGCCCTCCTCCCACTGTGCCA contains:
- a CDS encoding universal stress protein, which encodes MATMAPRDQSLFAPDPISNRSVSPKKLLIAVDDSKATIRVLQYVGALLRETPEVTITLFHVLNPMPRELMEHGGSENPDMEHQLGEQLRKDQQEWMQAEETLEYPILERARGRLSETGFPTDRVVLKLGYAGDLVDTILDEVRAGGYGTLVITKHGQPDAAHLFSHNIAERLSRDLSGVALWIIE